Within the Pseudomonas sp. SL4(2022) genome, the region GGTCAGGTCGCCAAAACCGAACATGCCGCTGGAGCCTTTTATCGAATGCGCCGCGCGGAAGATGCCATCCAGCGCTTCACGATCAGGCGAGGCGAGGTCTAGTGTGAGTAGCAGGTGTTCAAGATTGGCCAAGTGCTCCTCGGCTTCTTCAAAAAACACCTCGAGAAACTGCTCCATGCCAGCATTCATCTTGATCTGCCTGCGCGTCACTGCGTCCTAGGGGAGTACCTTCTTGGTCACTTCCAGCAGCTTTGGCGGATCAAACGGCTTTACCAGCCAGCCGGTCGCCCCGGCGGCGCGTCCCTGTTGTTTCATGCTGTCACTGGACTCGGTGGTGAGCATCAACACCGGTGTGGTGCGGTAGTTAGGCAGGCCGCGCAGACTTTTGATCAGTGTCAGGCCGTCCATGTTGGGCATGTTCTGGTCGGTGAACACCAACTGGTAGGCTTTGCGCTGGGCTTTGCCCAGCCCGTCTTTGCCATCGACCGCTTCGTCTACTTCATATCCGGCAGAGCGCAGGGTAAAGGCCAGCATCTGGCGGATGGATGCTGAGTCATCGACAATCAGGATGGATTTTCCCATTGCACAGTTGCTCCCTCAAATCCTTGGCTAGGTCCTGTGTGTGGCGCCAGCCACGTCCTCGTTAGGCCAGTGTAGTTCAGCAATTACATGGTTGCCGTTGCCCCTGAACTCCAGGTGTGAACAAATTTTGCGCAGGAGCAAAAGGCCACGTCCGTGGTAGCGTTCCGGGTCGTTGTGCAGGCCGGTTTGTTCCAGTTTTGCAACGTCAAAACCGGGGCCGCTGTCGCTGACTTTGATACTCAGGTGATTGGTATAGGCATCGCTGGATTGATTGATCTCCAGTTGAATTTCGCCATCATCCAGCGCCATCAGGCGCTCGTTACGCAGTTGGACGTAACGTTCAAAGCCATTGGCTTCATGCTTGAGACTGGAGGTTAAACCCAGCAGGCCGTGATCCAGAGCGTTAGACAGCAACTCGCGTAGAATCAGGCCAAACACCCCTTGTCGGGACTCTTCGAGCCCCAGGGTTTGGCAGAAGTGGGTGATCAGTGGTTCCAGATCCAGATGTTTAAGTTGCGGGGCGCTGAGTTGCAGGTGCAGGCTCCAGTTATCCGTATTGCCGGAACCCTTTTGCAGAGTGGGGTTCTGGCCGAGCTGGCTGCTGCTGGGTTCTTTACACAGCAGTTGCAGGTAGGACACATCATCATGGGCTGACTGGGTGCCCAGGTGCGCGGACAGGCATGCCTGCAAGTGTGCCAGACGCCTACTGGCGGGCTGTTGCAGCAGCAGCTCCAGTCGCGCTTTGCCGAACGCAGTGCCAGTGGCGTCTTCTGCTTCAATCAGGCCGTCGGAATACATGAACAGTTGGGTGTGCTCGTCGGGTAGTTTGAATACTTCAACCGAGCTGTCGAACAGCGTGTTGTCGACAATGCCTAACGGCAGGTTGGCCGAGCGGAAGCGGCAGAGTATTTCCCCGTCGTCATTGAGCAGGAAGGCCGGTGGAATCCCGCCGTTCCAGACCTCCAGGGTGTTATCCATGGGGCGATAGCAGGCGGCAATCGCAGCGACGAAACGATCGGACGGGCTGTGCGCGCGGTGTTGCTGGTTGAGCTCATGCATGATGGAGCTGAGCTGAAAGCCCTTGGCCGTCATGGCATAAAAGGTTTGCGACAGCGGTATCAGGCTCAGTGCCGCCGGTAGCCCGTGGCCTGTGGCGTCGGCCAGCATGACATAGAGGTCGTTGGTGCGTGATGCCGATACCAAAAGCAAGTCACCGGAAACCACCCGTGCAGGCTGCAAGTAGTGTTCAATGTTGGGGTTTTCCAGCATGTCGCGGCGCACCAGACGCTCCATCAGGAAGCTGCTGATGCGTTTCTCTTCCGCTTCCAGATTGGCATAGCGCACCAACTCTTCATGGTTGCGCGCAATCTGTTGCTGCATATCGGCGATACGCCAAAACGAATTGATCTTGGCTTCGAGAATACTGAAGTTGATCGGTTTGGCGAGAAAGTCATCGCAGCCGGAGTTCAGCGCGAGCACTTGTTCGTCAACATCGCTGGCACTCGACAGCATGATGATCGGGCGCCAGCCGCGATGCTCTTGCAATTGCCGAACGCGCTGGGTGGTGCGCAGTCCGTCCATGCCGGGCATTATCCTGTCGATAAGCACCAGATCGAAGTCATGCTTGGCATACAGTTCGAGGGCTTCTTCGCCACTGGTGCTGAGCTGGCAGGTATGACCCAGTTTGCGCGTGAAGGTGTTGATGATGATGCCAATCAGGGCGTCATCATCCACGGCGAGGATATGTAGAGGGCGCATTACGGCTGGCTATCGTATGGTGAAGATTTTTTGGAAGTTGGCAATCTCCAGTACGTCTTTGGCGATACCGTGCAGGTTGTGAATCTCCACCGTTTTGTTGGCACTGACGGCGTGATCTCGTAGCAGCAACAAAATACCCAGTGCGGCGGAGTCGATGTACTGCACGTTTTTCATATCAACAATGAGCACACGCACCGACGGGCTGGCCAAGGCCAGTTCATAGTCTCTGCGAAAGTCGCGAAAGCTATTGAAATCAAAACGTGTGGCGGGATGCAGGGACACAGTGCTTGCGTTGGTCATGTCGGAGTCTCAGAAAAGATCGATACCGCCGGCAGCCAGATCAGACTGGGCCACAGGGTTGTGGGGAGGCTTTTTGAACGCTTCGTTGGCTGCACGCAGCGCCGGCAACTGTTGCGCCGGTTCGCTCGCAGAGAGAGCACTTACCGATGCGGAATACACCACCAATTTGTTGCAATACTTGCGCATCAGCTCAAGCAATTGGCTGCACATGTCCTGAAACTGCATGGCTGTCAGGGCTTGACTGACCGTGCCACCGATAGACTTCGATAGCTCACCGAGCTCAGTGACAGTTGTCAGGGTGTGGCCGTTGAGGCTGTGCAGATTGCCCAGCATATTCTCGACCTGTTTCTTCGAACTCAGGGCGAAAGACATGTCTTTGGCGGCAAGTCGACTGACGGCGTCTTCGGCTTTTTTTAGGTCTTCGTAGACACCGCTGATGTGGTTGTTAATGACCTCGGAAAACTCGGTAGAACGGTTGGACAGGGCGCGTACTTCATCGGCCACCACGGCAAAACCGCGTCCGGCTTCACCGGCCCTTGCAGCCTCGATGGCGGCGTTAAGCGCCAGCAGGTTGGTTTGCTTGGCGATGGAGTCCATGTCGCTGGATGACTTCAAAATCAGGCCAATTTTTTCCGTGATCTGCTCCATGCGCTCGACCAGTTGCATGGAAATGCGGCTGGTTTCGATGGTCGATTCAACGAAGAAGCCCAAGGTATTCTGTGTCATCTCGACAAAGGTCTTGAAGTTGACCTCACCCGATTCTGTACTTTGACCGCTGTAACGATCGATCAATGAGTTGCTCAGTTGGTGCTGGGTTTCGATGTTCTGCGACAAGTTCATGAACGACTGCGATATTTCGCTGATGGCGTTGTGCAGCAGGCCGTCCACTTTACTGAGCTCGCTCACCATCGTATGCCCATGGGCGTCCAGTGACTGGGCAAAGGCATTGAGTTCATCAAGAGGCAGTGCGGGGGTGTCTGCGGCTGTATCTGTTTCATCCGTCTGACGACGTTCAAACGCCACAGTGGCGATCAAACTGCCGAGTGCGCCCACCAACAGGCACAGCCAGAGCGGCACCGACAGCCAGAGCAGAAGGCCGACCAGAAGCCAAGGCAACGCTTGACTAAGCAGTCGCAGAGAAAATGGGGGAGTGGCGGAGGACAAACCGTGCATGGCAGCTCCAGTGGCAAACGTCCTGGTTGTTCCCTAAAGACATTAGTTTCTCTGTGCGCGGAGTCAATGTGGCGGCACTTGACTTTTTTGCCAGGTTTTTTCTGCGTGAATGCCATCGACACTGATGGGTAAGCGCGACCATGCTCATAACCTCATTCCAATGGAGATGTTCCATGACAATTGCTTACTGGTGTGTCCTGATCGCACTGTTCCTGCCGTACCTCTCGACTGCCACTGCCAAAGCCGTCAGCGGTGGTTTCAGCCCCAAACACAACCATGATCCGCGGGCGTTGTTGAACAGCCTGACCGGCCTGGGGCGGCGTGCGAACAATGCGCAGCTCAACAGTTTTGAAGTGACCCCGGCCTTTTCGGCGGCGGTGATCATTGCCCACTTGGCCGGTGGCGCCGAACAAGCCCTGATCGATCAGCTGGCAATGGCCTTCGTGGCCAGCCGCGTGCTGTATTTCATCTGTTACCTGGCGGACTGGGCACCGGTGCGTTCGCTGGTGTGGTTCGTCAACATGGGCTTGATCATCAGTCTGTTTGTCGTTTCGGCCTGAAGCCTCTGCGCTGTGCGGCAAAACACCACGCTTGGCCGGTGGGTACTGGGTGGCGATACTGTCGCCCGTTATCCACCCGGTTGTTGGCATTGAAGGTGTTATGAAGCGTAAAACCCTGTCTCTGGTCGTACTGGCGCTGGCCCTGAGTGGCTGCGGCGGTGTCGATCCCAATTCACCGCAAGGCCAGCGTCAGAGCATTTTCAAGCAGATGCTCAAGGTCAGCGAAGATCTTGGTGGCATGCTGCGCGGGCGATTGGCGTTCAAGGAACAGGCATTTGTTGAAGGCGCTGCCAAGCTCGATCAGCTGACCCGCACGCCGTGGCAGCACTTTCCGCAGGTGCGTGATGACGATGAGGAAAGCCGTGCCAAGGATGATGTCTGGCAGCGCCAGGCGCGTTTTCAGGAACTGGCTCGCACCATGGAAACCAGCACCGCTGCGCTGGTCGCCGCGACGGCGGCAAAGCCTTTAAAGCCCGACGCGCTGGTCGCGCCAATGCAGCGTGTTGAAGACAGCTGTAAAGCCTGCCATGAAGAGTTTCGCGCGTTCTGAGACGCCTCTAGAGTCCGGCAAGCTGCGCGGCTCGTAAATGTGCCTGCAGCGCCCGAACCTCAGGGTGTCGGAAGAAGGCTTCTAGCTGAGCCGCGCGTTGCGGGCCGATGCCGGGCTGGCGCTGCCAGTCGGCGGTGCTACGCCGCGCCAAACTGTCCCAGTCCGCGTTTAATGGCACCTGAGACGGAACCCCGAGGGCGCGGAGCCAGGCTTGCTGCGGACGTTGGCGGGCCAATTGAAAACTCTGCTGCAAGGTCGCTGCGCTGCGTGCCCCGAGACCGGGTACGCGACTCAACTGCTCGGTGGACAGATCCAGCCAGTCGAGCAGGCCGTTGATCATTCCCGCCTGCAGCAGCTTTTCCCATGTGCCGGGGCCGACCCCCGGCAGGGCTAAACCCTGCTTGCCGCTGAGCCAGGCCAGGCGTGCACGGAACTGGCTGGCGCAGCCGGCGCTGGCCTGCCAGCAGCTCAGGGCGTGGTAGGCGCGCGCATCCGGCACCTGCAGGACGGCGCGTTCCTGGGTTTGCCAGAGCACGCTGTCGAGTACCGGGATGGTCAGCCCGGAGAGGCGAATTACCACCTGATCACCAGGGCGAATGTCCAGTGCCTGCCAGCGTTGCAGGGAGTTGGCACTGACGTATTCGATGTGCCGATCATTCAGCTTTACCGGCTGCACGCGCAGCACCGGAGTGATGCGACCGCTGCGGCCGATACGAAAGTCCACCGCTTGCACCACAGCCAGGGCCTGGCTGGCGGGGTGTTTCCAGGCCACTGCCCAATGTGGCGGCTCCGCTTGCCAGCGTGCAGCAGGCGGGCGCTGGCCCTGACGCAGCACAACGCCATCGGTGGCGAAGGGCAGGGCGTTACGGTACCACTGCTCGCGCCAGTGGCTGGCGTCGGCCACGCTGCGAAGGGGCTTGCTGAACGTGGCGCTGTCGGTGAAACCCAGCGCACTCAGCTGTTGCAGGCGCTCTAGCATGCTGGCTGGGCCATCGGGCCAATCCCAGACAAACAGGCCGATGCCCGCGGCATCCTCGTCGCTCAGTGCTTGCCGATTCATTAGGCCTGCCACCTTGCTGCGCGCGCCCTGGCTGCCCTGTTTATGCTGGATATGTGCCGGCATGCGCCAGTACAACTCGCCTTGCAGGGTGAGGTTCAGCGCCGAGGGTAACTCAGCAGGAATCGCCGGTAGCTGGTGGGCCAGGTGGGTCCAGTCCTGCCCCTGGCGGCCATCGCCGCGGCTGATTAGCTGCTGCAGGCGCCCCTGCTGATACACCAGGCTGACGGCCACGCCATCGACCTTTGGTTGAACCCACAGCTCTTCCCGGTTAGCCATCCAGCGCGCGACTGCACGCTTGTCCAGTAGCTTACGCAGGCCGGTGTGGGCCACGGGGTGCGGTTGCGGGCCGGCGCTACTGGCCAGTGGGTTAACCGTCGCGCTGCGGGTCTCGGGGAAGCAGCTGCGCCAGTGCTGCAGGGTGCTGCTGGCCTGGTCATACAGCTCGTCGGCGACCGGGCTTTGCCCCTGGCGATGGTAGGCATCGTCCCACTCGGTCAGCTGTTGGCTCAGGGCCATGAGTTCGCGTTCGGCGCGGCTGGCGGGCCAGTCGGGGCAGGCGGCCCATAAGGGGGTGCTGAGCAGCAGTAGACAGGCAATGTGGGTGTTCATCGTGAGCATCCTTGCTCGGCAGATCGCCCATTCAGCCTAGACGGATTTTCTCGTTTCGCTGGCAAGAAAAAGCCCCGCACAGGGCGGGGCTTCAGGTATCGCGTTGGGCTTACAGGCCGGCAGCGGCGCGCAGGTCGGCGGCCTTGTCGGTTTTTTCCCAGGTGAAGGTGGTGAAGCTGTCGTCGCCGACCGTCTTCTGCGCAGGGGTGCGACCGAAGTGGCCGTAGGCGGCGGTGTCCCGGTACATCGGGTGCAGCAGGTCGAGCATTTTGGTGATGGCGTAGGGGCGCAGGTCGAAGACTTCGCGCACCAGCTTGATGATCACGTCGTCCGCCACTGTGTTGGTGCCGAAGGTGTTGATCGAGATCGAGGTCGGTTGGGCTACGCCGATGGCGTAGGACACCTGGATTTCGCAACGCTCAGCCAGGCCGGCAGCCACGATGTTCTTGGCCACGTAACGACCGGCGTAGGCAGCCGAGCGGTCAACCTTGGATGGGTCTTTACCGGAGAACGCGCCGCCACCGTGACGGGCCATGCCGCCGTAGCTGTCGACGATGATCTTGCGCCCGGTCAGGCCGCAGTCGCCCACCGGGCCGCCGATGATGAACTGGCCGGTCGGGTTGATGTGGAACTGGGTGTCTTTGTGCAGCAGTTCAGCCGGCAGCACGTGCTTGACGATCAGCTCCATCACGCCTTCGCGCAGGTCTTCGTACTTCACTTCCGGGTTGTGCTGGGTGGACAGCACCACGGCGTCGATACCGACCACCTGGCCGTTTTCGTAGCGGCAGGTGACTTGCGATTTCGCATCCGGACGCAGCCATGGCAGCAGGCCGGATTTACGTGCCTCGGCCTGACGCTCAACCAGGCGGTGGCTGAAGCAGATCGGTGCCGGCATCAGCACGTCGGTTTCGTTGCTGGCGTAGCCGAACATCAGGCCCTGGTCGCCTGCACCCTGATCTTCCGGCTTGGCGCGGTCAACGCCCTGGTTGATGTCCGGGGACTGCTTGCCAATGATGTTCAGCACGCCGCAGGTGGCACCGTCGAAACCCACGTCGCTGCTGGTGTAGCCGATGTCACAGATGACGTCACGGACGATCTGCTCGAGGTCGACCCAGGCGCTGGTGGTGACTTCACCGGCGACGATGGCCACACCGGTCTTGACCAGGGTTTCCACGGCCACGCGGGCGTGTTTGTCCTTGGCGATGATGGCGTCCAGCACCGCGTCGGAAATCTGGTCGGCGATTTTGTCGGGATGGCCTTCGGAGACGGACTCGGAGGTAAAGAGGGCGTATTCGCTCATCGTGCAGGTTCCTGTTGGTGACCGGTGGTTGCAGCCCGGAGGCCGTAAGTTATCGACGGTTTGGTAAAGTGCCGCACCTGAATTTGAAAGCCGTTGCGCAGCCCCACGTAGAGGCTTTCGCCGTTGTCCAGCCCGGCTGCTGCGGCCCAGCGGGCCAAGTCGTCCTGCTCAAAGCCCAGCCACAGATCGCCACAGGCTTCGCGGGCCCAGCTTTGGTTGTGGCTGCACAGTTCGGTAATCAGCAAGCTGCCGCCCGGTTTCACACGCAGGGCCAGTTGCTTGAGGGCTTCGGCTGGGGCGGCGAAATGGTGCAGCACCATGTTCAGTACCAGGCAATCGGCGGCGGGGTAGTCATCCTGCAGGGCATCGGCCAACAGCAGGTGAACATTGTCCAGGCCGTCGCTGTGGCAGCGCTGTTGCGCCAACGCCAGCATCGCTGTGCTGTTGTCCAGGGCCAGCACGTGGGTGAAGCGCTGCGCCAAGGCGGGCAAAAAACTGCCGTCACCGGGGCCGATTTCCACGGCGTTGGCGTCGCGGGCAAAACCCAGTGAGTCGAGCAGGGCCAGCAGGCTGTCGCGGTACTGCGGCAGGCCGGCGATCAGGTCTTGCTGGGCCTGGAAACTGGCTGCGCTGCGGGCGAAAAAGGCCTGGCTGGTCGCTGCGCGTTGGCTGTGCACGGCGGCGATGCGTTGTTGCGCGTCATCAGGCAGCGACAATTGATCCACTTCATCTAACAAGGCGGCGTGCAAGCGGCTGCCCAGTTGTTCGCTCTGGGCCAGGGCGCGGCGGTAGAAGATTGCATTGCCTTCACGGCGTGTGGCCACCAACCCGGCCTGGGCAAGCACCTTGAGGTGATGGCTGATGCCGGATTGGCCGGTGGCAAAAATCTGCGCCAACTCCAGTACGCCGAACGAGTCGTTGGCCAGCGCGCGCAGGATGTTCAGGCGCAGTGCGTCGCCGCCGGCCTTGCACAGGG harbors:
- a CDS encoding response regulator, with amino-acid sequence MGKSILIVDDSASIRQMLAFTLRSAGYEVDEAVDGKDGLGKAQRKAYQLVFTDQNMPNMDGLTLIKSLRGLPNYRTTPVLMLTTESSDSMKQQGRAAGATGWLVKPFDPPKLLEVTKKVLP
- a CDS encoding fused response regulator/phosphatase — protein: MRPLHILAVDDDALIGIIINTFTRKLGHTCQLSTSGEEALELYAKHDFDLVLIDRIMPGMDGLRTTQRVRQLQEHRGWRPIIMLSSASDVDEQVLALNSGCDDFLAKPINFSILEAKINSFWRIADMQQQIARNHEELVRYANLEAEEKRISSFLMERLVRRDMLENPNIEHYLQPARVVSGDLLLVSASRTNDLYVMLADATGHGLPAALSLIPLSQTFYAMTAKGFQLSSIMHELNQQHRAHSPSDRFVAAIAACYRPMDNTLEVWNGGIPPAFLLNDDGEILCRFRSANLPLGIVDNTLFDSSVEVFKLPDEHTQLFMYSDGLIEAEDATGTAFGKARLELLLQQPASRRLAHLQACLSAHLGTQSAHDDVSYLQLLCKEPSSSQLGQNPTLQKGSGNTDNWSLHLQLSAPQLKHLDLEPLITHFCQTLGLEESRQGVFGLILRELLSNALDHGLLGLTSSLKHEANGFERYVQLRNERLMALDDGEIQLEINQSSDAYTNHLSIKVSDSGPGFDVAKLEQTGLHNDPERYHGRGLLLLRKICSHLEFRGNGNHVIAELHWPNEDVAGATHRT
- a CDS encoding STAS domain-containing protein, with the translated sequence MTNASTVSLHPATRFDFNSFRDFRRDYELALASPSVRVLIVDMKNVQYIDSAALGILLLLRDHAVSANKTVEIHNLHGIAKDVLEIANFQKIFTIR
- a CDS encoding methyl-accepting chemotaxis protein; this translates as MHGLSSATPPFSLRLLSQALPWLLVGLLLWLSVPLWLCLLVGALGSLIATVAFERRQTDETDTAADTPALPLDELNAFAQSLDAHGHTMVSELSKVDGLLHNAISEISQSFMNLSQNIETQHQLSNSLIDRYSGQSTESGEVNFKTFVEMTQNTLGFFVESTIETSRISMQLVERMEQITEKIGLILKSSSDMDSIAKQTNLLALNAAIEAARAGEAGRGFAVVADEVRALSNRSTEFSEVINNHISGVYEDLKKAEDAVSRLAAKDMSFALSSKKQVENMLGNLHSLNGHTLTTVTELGELSKSIGGTVSQALTAMQFQDMCSQLLELMRKYCNKLVVYSASVSALSASEPAQQLPALRAANEAFKKPPHNPVAQSDLAAGGIDLF
- a CDS encoding MAPEG family protein, whose translation is MTIAYWCVLIALFLPYLSTATAKAVSGGFSPKHNHDPRALLNSLTGLGRRANNAQLNSFEVTPAFSAAVIIAHLAGGAEQALIDQLAMAFVASRVLYFICYLADWAPVRSLVWFVNMGLIISLFVVSA
- a CDS encoding c-type cytochrome translates to MKRKTLSLVVLALALSGCGGVDPNSPQGQRQSIFKQMLKVSEDLGGMLRGRLAFKEQAFVEGAAKLDQLTRTPWQHFPQVRDDDEESRAKDDVWQRQARFQELARTMETSTAALVAATAAKPLKPDALVAPMQRVEDSCKACHEEFRAF
- the ligB gene encoding NAD-dependent DNA ligase LigB, whose amino-acid sequence is MNTHIACLLLLSTPLWAACPDWPASRAERELMALSQQLTEWDDAYHRQGQSPVADELYDQASSTLQHWRSCFPETRSATVNPLASSAGPQPHPVAHTGLRKLLDKRAVARWMANREELWVQPKVDGVAVSLVYQQGRLQQLISRGDGRQGQDWTHLAHQLPAIPAELPSALNLTLQGELYWRMPAHIQHKQGSQGARSKVAGLMNRQALSDEDAAGIGLFVWDWPDGPASMLERLQQLSALGFTDSATFSKPLRSVADASHWREQWYRNALPFATDGVVLRQGQRPPAARWQAEPPHWAVAWKHPASQALAVVQAVDFRIGRSGRITPVLRVQPVKLNDRHIEYVSANSLQRWQALDIRPGDQVVIRLSGLTIPVLDSVLWQTQERAVLQVPDARAYHALSCWQASAGCASQFRARLAWLSGKQGLALPGVGPGTWEKLLQAGMINGLLDWLDLSTEQLSRVPGLGARSAATLQQSFQLARQRPQQAWLRALGVPSQVPLNADWDSLARRSTADWQRQPGIGPQRAAQLEAFFRHPEVRALQAHLRAAQLAGL
- the metK gene encoding methionine adenosyltransferase codes for the protein MSEYALFTSESVSEGHPDKIADQISDAVLDAIIAKDKHARVAVETLVKTGVAIVAGEVTTSAWVDLEQIVRDVICDIGYTSSDVGFDGATCGVLNIIGKQSPDINQGVDRAKPEDQGAGDQGLMFGYASNETDVLMPAPICFSHRLVERQAEARKSGLLPWLRPDAKSQVTCRYENGQVVGIDAVVLSTQHNPEVKYEDLREGVMELIVKHVLPAELLHKDTQFHINPTGQFIIGGPVGDCGLTGRKIIVDSYGGMARHGGGAFSGKDPSKVDRSAAYAGRYVAKNIVAAGLAERCEIQVSYAIGVAQPTSISINTFGTNTVADDVIIKLVREVFDLRPYAITKMLDLLHPMYRDTAAYGHFGRTPAQKTVGDDSFTTFTWEKTDKAADLRAAAGL
- a CDS encoding ArsR/SmtB family transcription factor — its product is MNMRAPHLAFEPVDALTALCKAGGDALRLNILRALANDSFGVLELAQIFATGQSGISHHLKVLAQAGLVATRREGNAIFYRRALAQSEQLGSRLHAALLDEVDQLSLPDDAQQRIAAVHSQRAATSQAFFARSAASFQAQQDLIAGLPQYRDSLLALLDSLGFARDANAVEIGPGDGSFLPALAQRFTHVLALDNSTAMLALAQQRCHSDGLDNVHLLLADALQDDYPAADCLVLNMVLHHFAAPAEALKQLALRVKPGGSLLITELCSHNQSWAREACGDLWLGFEQDDLARWAAAAGLDNGESLYVGLRNGFQIQVRHFTKPSITYGLRAATTGHQQEPAR